In the genome of Croceimicrobium hydrocarbonivorans, one region contains:
- a CDS encoding succinate dehydrogenase/fumarate reductase iron-sulfur subunit yields the protein MDLKLKIWRQANQNSKGELKDYAIKNVSADSSFLEMMDQLNEELIDKGDDPVVFDHDCREGICGMCSLHINGEPHGPENATTTCQLHMRKFKDGDTIFIEPWRARAFPVIKDLSVDRGAFDRIIEAGGYVNVNTSGNTLDANAIPVPKADADEAFNAATCIGCGACVAACPNASAMLFVSAKVSQLALLPQGKVEAKDRVLHMVNQMDLEGFGNCSNVGACAEECPKEISLENIARMNREYLGASLTSSK from the coding sequence ATGGATCTGAAATTAAAAATCTGGCGTCAAGCCAACCAAAATAGCAAAGGAGAACTTAAGGACTACGCGATTAAAAACGTGAGTGCCGACAGCTCCTTCCTGGAAATGATGGATCAACTGAATGAAGAGTTGATCGATAAGGGTGATGATCCCGTAGTATTCGACCACGACTGTCGTGAGGGAATCTGCGGAATGTGTTCCCTTCATATTAATGGTGAGCCTCATGGCCCCGAAAATGCCACTACTACTTGCCAATTACACATGCGTAAGTTTAAAGATGGTGACACCATTTTCATTGAGCCTTGGAGAGCCCGTGCTTTCCCGGTAATCAAAGACCTTTCGGTTGATCGTGGTGCTTTTGACCGCATCATCGAAGCTGGTGGTTATGTAAATGTGAATACCTCTGGAAATACTTTGGATGCCAACGCTATTCCAGTACCTAAGGCGGATGCCGATGAAGCCTTCAATGCAGCTACCTGTATTGGATGTGGTGCTTGTGTGGCCGCTTGTCCAAATGCCTCGGCCATGCTTTTCGTATCGGCTAAGGTTTCGCAATTAGCCCTTTTACCACAAGGTAAGGTGGAAGCGAAGGATCGCGTATTACACATGGTAAACCAAATGGATTTGGAAGGCTTTGGTAACTGCTCCAATGTTGGGGCTTGCGCCGAAGAATGTCCAAAAGAAATCTCCCTGGAAAACATTGCCCGCATGAACCGCGAGTATCTGGGAGCAAGCTTAACCAGCTCGAAGTAG
- a CDS encoding fumarate reductase/succinate dehydrogenase flavoprotein subunit produces MILDSKIPEGPLEKKWQNHKANIRLVNPANKRNIDVIVVGTGLAGSSAAASLAEMGYNVKAFCFQDSPRRAHSIAAQGGINAAKNYQNDGDSVYRLFYDTIKGGDYRSREANVYRLAEVSANIIDQAVAQGVPFARDYGGNLDNRSFGGVQVSRTFYAKGQTGQQLLLGAYSALSRQISKGKVKMYNRHEMLEIVMVDGKARGIIARNLVTGEIQRHGAHAVVLASGGYGNVFFLSTNAMGSNGSAAWKAHRKGAHFANPCFTQIHPTCIPVSGEHQSKLTLMSESLRNDGRIWVPKDIKDAEAIRAGKLKPTDLPEEKRDYYLERRYPSFGNLVPRDVASRAAKERCDEGYGVNATGEAVYLDFAAAIERYGKTEANIKGIENPSSEEIRKMGKEVVEAKYGNLFAMYEKIVDDNPYETPMMIYPAVHYTMGGIWVDYNLMTSVPGLFALGEANFSDHGANRLGASALMQGLADGYFVIPYTIGDYLADEIRTGAIDTNHEAFAQAEAEVKGTIDKLMNTAGEHSVDYYHKKLGHIMWNKCGMARNAEGLKEAISEIQALRAEFWQKVRVPGGAMEMNPELDKAMRVADFMELGELMCMDALTREESCGGHFREEFQTEEGEALRRDDDFAFVSAWKYNGEPKDAELVKEDLIFDNVELKTRSYK; encoded by the coding sequence ATGATCTTAGATTCGAAAATTCCAGAGGGGCCACTCGAAAAGAAGTGGCAAAACCACAAAGCCAATATTCGATTGGTAAACCCTGCCAACAAAAGGAATATCGATGTTATTGTTGTTGGAACGGGATTGGCTGGTAGCTCTGCCGCTGCTTCTTTAGCAGAGATGGGCTACAATGTAAAAGCATTTTGCTTCCAGGATTCTCCTCGTCGTGCCCACTCTATTGCTGCACAAGGGGGTATCAATGCTGCCAAAAACTACCAGAATGATGGTGACTCTGTTTACCGTCTTTTCTACGATACCATTAAAGGGGGCGACTACCGCTCTCGTGAGGCCAATGTTTACCGCTTAGCGGAAGTATCAGCAAATATCATTGACCAGGCCGTTGCTCAGGGTGTTCCTTTCGCCCGTGATTACGGTGGCAACCTCGATAACCGTTCTTTCGGTGGGGTGCAAGTAAGCCGTACCTTCTATGCGAAAGGTCAAACTGGTCAACAATTGCTTTTAGGAGCTTATTCGGCCCTGAGCCGCCAAATCTCCAAGGGTAAAGTAAAGATGTACAACCGCCACGAAATGTTGGAGATCGTAATGGTCGACGGCAAAGCACGCGGTATCATTGCCCGTAACCTGGTAACCGGCGAAATTCAACGTCATGGTGCCCACGCGGTAGTATTAGCCTCTGGAGGTTACGGAAACGTATTCTTCCTTTCTACCAATGCCATGGGATCTAATGGTTCTGCGGCCTGGAAGGCACACCGTAAAGGCGCACATTTCGCCAACCCATGCTTTACGCAAATTCACCCTACTTGTATTCCAGTTTCGGGCGAGCATCAGTCTAAGCTTACGCTGATGAGTGAGTCGCTTCGTAATGATGGTCGTATTTGGGTACCTAAAGATATCAAGGACGCCGAAGCAATTCGCGCGGGTAAATTGAAGCCTACCGACCTTCCTGAAGAAAAACGCGATTACTATTTAGAGCGTCGTTATCCATCCTTCGGTAACCTGGTACCTCGTGATGTGGCCTCTCGTGCAGCTAAAGAGCGTTGCGACGAAGGTTATGGTGTGAACGCTACCGGTGAAGCGGTATACCTCGATTTTGCTGCGGCGATTGAGCGTTACGGTAAAACCGAAGCCAATATTAAAGGCATCGAAAACCCTAGTTCGGAAGAAATTCGCAAAATGGGTAAAGAAGTAGTGGAAGCCAAATATGGTAACCTCTTCGCGATGTACGAAAAGATTGTAGACGACAATCCATACGAAACCCCAATGATGATTTACCCAGCAGTACACTATACTATGGGTGGTATTTGGGTAGATTATAACTTAATGACTTCCGTACCTGGTCTCTTTGCTCTGGGTGAAGCCAACTTCTCCGACCACGGTGCTAACCGCTTGGGAGCATCTGCTCTGATGCAAGGTTTGGCTGATGGTTATTTCGTGATTCCTTACACTATTGGTGATTACCTGGCCGACGAAATTCGTACCGGTGCTATTGACACCAATCACGAAGCCTTCGCTCAGGCGGAAGCAGAAGTAAAAGGAACCATCGATAAATTGATGAACACCGCTGGTGAGCATAGCGTAGACTATTACCACAAGAAATTGGGTCACATTATGTGGAACAAGTGTGGTATGGCTCGTAATGCGGAAGGTTTGAAAGAAGCGATCAGCGAAATTCAAGCTTTACGTGCTGAGTTCTGGCAAAAGGTTCGCGTTCCTGGTGGAGCGATGGAAATGAACCCAGAACTGGACAAAGCGATGCGGGTAGCCGACTTTATGGAATTAGGTGAACTGATGTGTATGGATGCCTTAACTCGTGAAGAATCTTGTGGCGGTCACTTCCGCGAAGAATTCCAAACCGAGGAAGGTGAGGCCTTACGTCGCGATGATGATTTCGCCTTCGTATCCGCCTGGAAATACAATGGCGAACCTAAGGACGCCGAATTGGTTAAAGAAGATCTGATCTTCGATAATGTGGAATTGAAAACCCGTAGTTACAAGTAA
- a CDS encoding succinate dehydrogenase cytochrome b subunit, translating to MAKSGILGSSIAKKYWMSLTGLFLISFLIVHLLGNLQLLDLSVEGQEKFNAYAKFMTTFPLIKIVSYLLYFSILFHAVDGIYLAMQNRKARPERYRSWKPNRNSIWASRNMGLLGTIILVFIVLHMSQFWYVMHWGEIGTDSQGNKNLAAVVIKTYQDGSAGMIMVLLYVLSMAAIAFHLWHGFASAFQTFGLNHKRYTPAIKKLGYAFSVIVPLLYAIIPVFILMAKN from the coding sequence ATGGCAAAATCAGGGATTTTAGGTTCATCCATCGCAAAGAAATACTGGATGTCGCTCACCGGGCTGTTCTTAATAAGCTTCTTGATCGTCCACCTCCTGGGTAACCTGCAACTACTGGACCTCAGCGTTGAAGGTCAGGAAAAGTTCAACGCGTATGCAAAATTCATGACGACTTTCCCTTTGATTAAGATCGTGAGTTACTTGCTATACTTCAGCATTTTGTTTCACGCGGTAGATGGTATTTACCTGGCGATGCAAAATCGTAAAGCTCGCCCCGAGCGCTACCGCAGTTGGAAACCCAACCGCAATTCGATTTGGGCTTCTCGTAATATGGGTCTATTAGGCACCATTATTTTAGTATTCATCGTATTGCACATGAGCCAATTCTGGTACGTGATGCACTGGGGTGAAATTGGCACCGACTCTCAGGGCAACAAAAACCTGGCAGCAGTGGTAATTAAAACCTATCAGGATGGCAGCGCCGGAATGATTATGGTTCTTTTATATGTTCTCTCTATGGCGGCCATAGCCTTCCACCTATGGCACGGTTTCGCGAGCGCCTTCCAAACCTTTGGCCTCAACCACAAACGCTATACCCCAGCCATTAAAAAACTGGGCTACGCTTTCTCAGTGATCGTTCCACTATTGTACGCGATCATTCCGGTATTCATTTTAATGGCTAAAAACTAA
- a CDS encoding aminopeptidase P N-terminal domain-containing protein, which translates to MRYDPIDPQLFISNRKRFIEHLPAGALAVFNANDIMPTNADGTLPLVQNRDLFYLSGVDQEETILVLFPDAYNPAHREILFVVETNEHLARWEGAKLTQDQATEQTGIQTVFWLSDFEKIFKDLMSQAKTVFLNSNEHLRASSPVETRDQRFRKWIMEQYPMHHYDRSAPIMHRLRAIKSPIEVEIMRKASAINTKAFNRVLKFLKPGVMEYELEAEFIHEYKRNGSPDFSYTPIIASGASACVLHYIENDKECKDGDLVLFDCGNWYANYASDVTRCFPVNGRFSDRQKQVYNAVLRVMKASMELLRPGNQLHEYHKEVGELMTKELLDLKLIDAIDVKNQDPNWPAYKKYFMHGTSHYIGLDVHDVGLWTEKMEAGNVFTCEPGIYIPEEGIGIRIEDDIVIGEKENINLTAGIPKEVEEIEEMMNS; encoded by the coding sequence ATGCGTTACGATCCCATTGACCCGCAACTGTTTATCAGCAATCGAAAACGCTTTATTGAGCATTTACCGGCGGGGGCACTCGCGGTTTTTAATGCCAACGATATTATGCCTACCAATGCTGATGGCACCTTACCCTTAGTTCAAAATCGTGATCTCTTCTATCTCAGCGGGGTAGACCAAGAAGAAACGATCTTGGTATTATTTCCAGATGCCTATAATCCGGCTCATCGAGAAATTCTATTTGTAGTAGAAACAAATGAACATCTGGCCCGATGGGAAGGCGCCAAGCTTACTCAGGATCAGGCCACTGAGCAAACCGGTATTCAAACGGTATTCTGGTTAAGCGATTTCGAAAAGATCTTTAAAGACTTGATGTCGCAAGCCAAAACGGTATTCCTAAATAGCAATGAGCATTTACGCGCCAGTAGTCCGGTAGAAACCCGCGACCAACGTTTCCGCAAATGGATTATGGAGCAGTATCCTATGCATCACTACGATCGCAGTGCTCCAATTATGCATCGTCTGCGCGCCATTAAATCACCTATTGAGGTAGAGATTATGCGCAAAGCATCGGCCATTAATACCAAGGCCTTTAATCGCGTATTGAAGTTCTTAAAGCCTGGGGTGATGGAATACGAATTGGAGGCAGAGTTTATCCATGAGTACAAGCGCAATGGTTCTCCCGACTTTAGTTATACACCCATTATTGCATCCGGTGCTAGCGCTTGCGTTTTGCATTATATCGAGAATGATAAGGAGTGTAAGGATGGCGACCTTGTTTTATTCGATTGCGGAAACTGGTATGCTAATTATGCTAGCGATGTTACCCGTTGTTTTCCGGTAAACGGTCGTTTTAGCGATCGCCAAAAGCAAGTATATAATGCTGTTTTACGGGTGATGAAGGCTTCCATGGAATTACTGCGTCCCGGAAATCAATTGCATGAATACCACAAGGAGGTAGGCGAATTAATGACTAAGGAACTCTTAGACCTTAAATTAATTGACGCCATTGATGTGAAAAATCAAGATCCAAACTGGCCTGCTTATAAGAAGTACTTTATGCATGGCACTTCACATTATATCGGTTTAGACGTGCATGATGTGGGTCTTTGGACTGAGAAAATGGAGGCGGGCAATGTCTTTACCTGCGAGCCTGGTATCTATATTCCTGAAGAAGGAATTGGTATTCGTATCGAAGATGATATTGTGATCGGAGAAAAGGAAAACATCAATCTTACTGCCGGTATTCCTAAGGAGGTAGAGGAGATTGAAGAAATGATGAATAGCTAA
- a CDS encoding alpha/beta fold hydrolase: MHTFEFHYKGARFVAEEEGRGPAVIFLHGFLESRNMWKTLWPQLPKTIRKISLDLPGHGDSENLGYIHSMEEMAEVVMALVHRLSLRKVFLVGHSMGGYVALAFADRYPDNIRGMVLMNSNSRADSEEKKLNRDRAIALVKQDPQAYIRTAVPMLFSEDNRKSLRKEINAAKKDALRTSAQGVVAALEGMKIRDDREAILAFAPYPILFVASRKDPALDFEMLEEQLEHHAVQGLILEEGHMSHFEEPEKLISAFKHFFKEPVKKPLLR; encoded by the coding sequence ATGCACACCTTTGAGTTCCACTATAAAGGAGCTCGCTTTGTAGCTGAAGAAGAGGGTAGAGGGCCGGCAGTGATATTCTTGCATGGCTTCCTCGAAAGTCGCAATATGTGGAAGACTTTGTGGCCGCAACTCCCCAAAACCATCCGCAAGATTAGCTTGGACTTACCCGGACATGGCGACTCTGAAAATCTGGGCTATATCCATAGCATGGAGGAGATGGCCGAAGTGGTGATGGCCCTTGTGCATCGCCTTTCGCTGCGCAAGGTTTTTCTGGTGGGGCATTCTATGGGAGGTTATGTGGCCTTGGCTTTCGCCGATAGGTATCCCGATAATATCCGAGGCATGGTTCTGATGAACTCCAATAGTCGAGCAGATTCGGAGGAGAAAAAGCTGAATCGCGATCGGGCTATCGCCTTGGTAAAGCAAGATCCACAAGCTTATATCCGCACCGCTGTGCCCATGCTCTTTAGTGAAGACAATCGCAAAAGTCTGCGCAAGGAGATAAATGCCGCGAAGAAGGATGCTTTGCGTACCTCGGCACAAGGCGTGGTGGCGGCCTTGGAAGGAATGAAAATTCGCGACGACCGAGAAGCTATTCTGGCCTTTGCGCCCTATCCGATTTTATTTGTGGCCTCTCGCAAGGATCCTGCATTGGATTTTGAAATGCTAGAAGAGCAATTGGAGCATCATGCGGTACAAGGCTTGATTTTGGAAGAAGGTCATATGTCGCATTTCGAAGAGCCGGAAAAGCTTATTTCCGCCTTTAAACACTTTTTTAAAGAACCAGTAAAAAAGCCCTTACTGCGATAG
- the thiL gene encoding thiamine-phosphate kinase: MEQEEQFSSLSNLGEFGLIERLTRDFPIKQSSTIKGIGDDAAILEFLSGRTVVSTDMLVEGVHFDLSYIPPQHLGYKAVAVNLSDIYAMNARPTQITVNIAVSNRFGIEYLDKIYEGIRHACEIFEVDLIGGDTTSSYSGLILSITAIGEVDENKVIERSGAKENDLLVVSGDLGGAYMGLQVLEREKTVFKSNPDAQPDLSEYSYPIERQLKPEARKDIPELLEKLGVQPTSMIDISDGLSSEALHLCKASDLGVRIYEEKIPVDPVILKLCEEFKISSTTIALNGGEDYELLFTIPLEDHDKIKGNPHLTVIGHMCEKAAGTSLVARDGAEVPLQAQGWNALQQDQD; this comes from the coding sequence ATGGAACAAGAAGAACAATTTTCAAGTCTCAGCAATTTGGGTGAATTCGGTTTAATTGAACGATTAACCCGTGATTTCCCGATCAAGCAAAGCTCCACTATCAAAGGGATTGGTGACGATGCTGCCATCCTCGAATTTTTAAGTGGGAGAACAGTTGTTTCTACCGATATGCTGGTTGAAGGTGTTCACTTCGACCTCAGCTATATTCCACCTCAGCATTTAGGCTATAAAGCAGTGGCAGTAAATCTTTCGGATATCTACGCCATGAACGCACGTCCTACTCAAATTACCGTGAACATTGCGGTAAGCAATCGCTTTGGCATTGAATATTTGGACAAAATATATGAGGGCATTCGCCATGCCTGCGAAATTTTTGAAGTGGATTTAATTGGTGGCGATACCACCTCTTCTTATTCCGGTTTAATTCTGAGCATTACCGCCATTGGTGAAGTAGATGAAAACAAGGTAATCGAACGCAGCGGTGCCAAAGAAAATGATCTACTGGTAGTAAGTGGTGATTTGGGTGGCGCTTATATGGGTCTTCAGGTTTTGGAAAGAGAGAAAACTGTGTTCAAATCCAATCCTGATGCGCAGCCCGATCTTAGCGAGTACAGTTACCCAATTGAAAGGCAATTAAAGCCTGAGGCACGCAAAGACATTCCTGAATTATTGGAGAAACTAGGAGTCCAGCCTACTTCTATGATCGACATCAGCGACGGCCTCAGTTCCGAAGCGCTGCACCTTTGCAAGGCATCGGATTTAGGGGTGCGTATTTACGAAGAGAAAATTCCGGTAGACCCGGTAATCTTGAAACTTTGTGAAGAGTTTAAAATCAGCTCTACTACCATTGCTCTTAATGGCGGTGAAGATTATGAATTGCTCTTCACCATTCCTTTGGAAGATCACGATAAAATTAAAGGCAATCCGCACCTTACGGTAATTGGCCACATGTGCGAAAAGGCCGCCGGCACTAGCTTGGTAGCCCGCGATGGCGCTGAAGTTCCCCTACAAGCACAGGGTTGGAACGCCCTGCAACAAGATCAGGATTAA
- a CDS encoding HesB/IscA family protein, translated as MIKVSDTAKQRISGLMGESGKSLEDTYVRVGVSSGGCSGLSYKLDFDQEMKESDKLFEDQGVKILVDKKSFLYLVGTTLEYSGGLNGKGFSFNNPNASRTCGCGESFAV; from the coding sequence ATGATCAAAGTGTCAGATACAGCAAAGCAGCGTATAAGCGGCTTAATGGGGGAGAGCGGAAAGAGCCTGGAAGATACCTACGTTCGAGTAGGGGTGAGCAGCGGAGGTTGCAGTGGCTTGTCGTATAAGCTGGATTTCGATCAAGAAATGAAGGAAAGTGATAAACTTTTCGAAGATCAAGGCGTAAAGATTTTGGTAGATAAAAAGAGTTTTCTCTACTTGGTGGGAACCACCCTCGAGTATAGTGGGGGGCTTAATGGAAAAGGGTTTTCGTTTAACAATCCCAATGCATCTCGTACCTGTGGATGCGGTGAAAGTTTTGCGGTTTAA
- the sufB gene encoding Fe-S cluster assembly protein SufB codes for MKTEESYLEEVTASEYKYGFYTNIEADKVPPGLSEEVIRIISAKKQEPEWMTEWRLDAYRKFLKMTEPKWPNVTYPEPDLQAISYYSAPKKRKELESLDEVDPELLKTFEKLGISLEEQKRLSGVAMDVVVDSVSVKTTFKEKLAELGIIFCSMSDAIQEHPELVQKYLGTVVPKSDNYYAALNSAVFTDGSFCYIPKGVRCPMELSTYFRINEAGTGQFERTLVIADESSYVSYLEGCTAPMRDENQLHAAVVELVALDNAEIKYSTVQNWYPGNKEGKGGIYNFVTKRGMCERNAKISWTQVETGSAVTWKYPSCILKGENSVGEFYSVAVTNNYQQADTGTKMIHLGKNTKSTIISKGICAGHSNGSYRGLVRIGSRAENARNFSQCDSLLMGNGCGSHTFPYIETQNKSAKVEHEATTSKIGEDQIFYCNQRGIGEEEAIALIVNGYCKDVLNQLPMEFAVEAQKLLAISLEGSVG; via the coding sequence ATGAAGACAGAAGAAAGTTATTTGGAAGAGGTTACGGCCTCGGAATACAAATACGGTTTTTATACCAATATTGAAGCGGATAAGGTGCCACCGGGTTTAAGCGAGGAAGTGATTCGTATTATTTCCGCTAAAAAGCAGGAGCCTGAATGGATGACGGAATGGCGCTTGGATGCCTATCGGAAATTTTTAAAAATGACCGAGCCCAAATGGCCCAATGTTACCTATCCGGAACCCGACCTGCAAGCCATTTCCTATTATTCAGCGCCCAAGAAAAGGAAGGAATTGGAGAGCCTCGATGAGGTGGATCCCGAATTATTGAAAACCTTCGAAAAGCTGGGTATCTCCCTCGAGGAGCAAAAGCGTTTGAGTGGGGTAGCCATGGATGTGGTAGTAGATTCCGTATCGGTGAAAACCACCTTCAAAGAGAAATTAGCTGAATTGGGCATCATCTTTTGCTCCATGTCGGATGCCATTCAGGAACACCCTGAATTGGTGCAAAAATATTTGGGTACTGTGGTGCCTAAGTCCGATAACTACTATGCCGCTTTAAACTCGGCAGTGTTTACCGATGGTTCTTTCTGCTACATTCCAAAAGGGGTGCGTTGCCCTATGGAGTTGAGTACCTATTTCCGTATTAACGAAGCGGGTACCGGACAGTTTGAACGTACCTTGGTTATTGCCGATGAAAGCAGTTATGTGAGTTACCTCGAAGGTTGTACCGCTCCCATGCGTGATGAAAATCAATTGCATGCCGCAGTGGTAGAATTGGTAGCACTGGACAATGCAGAGATTAAATACTCTACCGTTCAAAACTGGTACCCTGGAAATAAAGAAGGGAAAGGCGGGATTTACAATTTCGTGACCAAAAGAGGTATGTGCGAGCGCAATGCCAAAATCTCCTGGACTCAGGTGGAAACTGGATCTGCAGTAACCTGGAAATATCCTTCTTGCATTTTGAAAGGGGAAAATTCAGTGGGTGAATTCTATTCAGTAGCCGTTACCAATAATTACCAGCAGGCCGATACCGGAACTAAGATGATTCACTTGGGTAAGAATACCAAGAGTACTATTATTTCCAAAGGTATCTGCGCCGGACATTCCAATGGTAGCTACCGTGGATTGGTGCGTATCGGCTCGCGGGCCGAAAATGCCCGGAACTTTTCGCAGTGCGATTCCCTCCTAATGGGTAATGGCTGCGGATCACACACCTTCCCATATATCGAAACCCAAAATAAGTCGGCCAAAGTAGAGCACGAGGCCACCACTTCGAAGATTGGGGAAGATCAAATCTTTTATTGTAACCAACGTGGTATAGGCGAGGAAGAAGCTATTGCCCTGATTGTAAATGGCTACTGTAAAGACGTCTTAAATCAATTGCCGATGGAGTTTGCGGTGGAAGCACAGAAGTTGCTGGCCATTAGCTTAGAAGGATCGGTAGGATAA
- the sufC gene encoding Fe-S cluster assembly ATPase SufC, with product MLKINNLQAGIEGKEILKGIDLGVKAGEVHAIMGPNGSGKSTLSSVIAGREDYEVSGGSIDFEGEDLLDLGADERAHKGIFLSFQYPVEIPGVTVTNFIKTAINESRKARGEEPMPANVMLKKMREKMALLEIDNAFLSRSLNEGFSGGEKKRNEIFQMAMLEPKLAILDETDSGLDIDALRIVANGVNKLKSKDNAVIVITHYQRLLDYIVPDYVHVLHKGKIVKSGDKSLALELEAKGYDWLKEGAVEA from the coding sequence ATGTTAAAGATCAATAACCTTCAGGCCGGAATTGAAGGCAAGGAAATATTAAAAGGCATCGACCTTGGGGTGAAAGCCGGAGAGGTACACGCCATCATGGGACCTAATGGTTCAGGGAAAAGTACCCTCTCTTCGGTAATCGCCGGACGTGAGGACTATGAAGTGAGCGGCGGAAGCATCGATTTCGAAGGCGAGGACCTACTCGATTTAGGTGCCGATGAAAGAGCCCACAAAGGTATTTTCCTTTCTTTCCAGTATCCGGTAGAAATCCCTGGGGTTACCGTAACGAACTTTATTAAAACCGCCATCAACGAAAGTCGCAAGGCCCGAGGTGAAGAGCCCATGCCCGCCAATGTGATGTTGAAGAAAATGCGCGAGAAAATGGCTTTGCTCGAAATCGACAATGCCTTTTTAAGTCGCAGCCTTAACGAAGGTTTCTCCGGTGGTGAAAAGAAACGTAATGAGATCTTCCAAATGGCCATGTTGGAGCCCAAATTGGCGATCTTGGATGAGACCGACTCCGGTTTGGATATTGATGCCCTGCGCATTGTGGCCAATGGAGTGAACAAGCTGAAGAGTAAGGATAATGCGGTGATCGTAATTACCCACTACCAACGCTTGCTCGATTACATTGTACCCGATTATGTTCATGTATTGCACAAGGGTAAGATTGTGAAAAGCGGCGATAAGAGCCTGGCCCTCGAATTGGAAGCCAAGGGTTACGATTGGTTGAAAGAAGGAGCGGTTGAAGCTTAA